The genome window TATCTCGCCCTTCTTCCCGCCCGAAAAGCAGGGAACGGCGCTTGGCATCTTCGGCGCCGGCAATGTCGGTGCCGCGGTGACCAAGTTCGCAGCCCCCTTCGTTCTCCTTGCATGGGGCTGGCAGGCTGTTGCGGAGATCTGGGCGCTGGTGCTTGCCGTCATGGCAATCGTCTTCTGGTTCACCACGACGGACGATCCGGCCTTCCGCGCCCGTCGCAATGGCGGCGGCGCATCCAAGAGCCTCCTGCAGGAATTCGCGCCGTTGAAAAACGTGCAGGTATGGCGCTTCTCGCTCTATTACTTCTTCGCGTTCGGCGGCTTCGTCGCCCTGTCGCTCTGGCTGCCCCGTTATCTGGTCGGCGTCTACGGCTTCAACCTCGAGACTGCCGGCATGGTCGCCGCAGCCTATTCCATTCCCGGCAGCATCTTCCGCGCCTTCGGCGGCATGCTTTCCGACAAGAAGGGCGCACGAAGCGTCATGTACACGATGCTGGCGGTGTCGGCAGTCACCACCTTGATCCTTTCGCTGCCGGCCGCAACGGCAGCAGGCCCGGCCTTCGGCATCACGCCGGCCATCTTCATCGTCGTCATCTTCATCCTTGGCTTCTTCATGAGCCTCGGCAAGGCGGCCGTCTATAAGCACATCCCCGCCTATTATCCCGGCGCCGTCGGCGCTGTCGGCGGTATCGTCGGCATGATGGGCGGCCTTGGCGGCTTCATCCTGCCGATCGCCTTCGGCCTGCTCAAGGATATGACCGGCCTCTGGTCGAGTTGCTTCATGCTGCTCTTCGCGATCGTCGCCATCTCGCTGGTGTGGATGCATTTCTCCATCCGGCAGTTGCAGCGGAGCAGCGCATCGGCCGCAAACACCAGCGTTTTTGCCCAGTAATTCGGATCGGAATTCCCTATGACCCAGAAACTTGTCATCATCGGCAACGGCATGGCGCCCGGCCGCATGCTGGAGCACCTCCTCGAAAAGGCGCCCGGCCAGTATGAAGTGACGATCTTCAACGCCGAGCCGCGTGTCAATTACGACCGCATCATGCTGTCGCCGGTTCTTTCCGGCGAAAAGGACTACGAGCAGATCATCATCCATGGCGATGGCTGGTACATCAAAAACAACATCACCCTCTATAAGGGTCACAGGATCATCAATATCGATAGGGCGGCCAAGACGGTCACCTCCGATCACGGCGTCACCGAGAACTACGACAAGCTGGTGATCGCAACCGGTTCAGTGCCCTTCATCATTCCGGTGCCAGGCAAGGATCTACCCGGCGTCATCACCTATCGCGACCTCGACGACGTGCAGGCGATGTTGCTTGCCGCCCAGTCGCGCGAAAAGGCGATCGTCATCGG of Rhizobium sp. NXC24 contains these proteins:
- a CDS encoding nitrate/nitrite transporter: MPAFDQTPTSSSDAPQRALWISTLAFTLCFAVWTIFAIIGIRIKQELGLNEAEFGLLVGTPVLTGSIVRIVLGIWTTRYGGRLVYTLTMLAAAVATFLLSYAHTYTQMLIAGLGVGLAGGSFAVGVAYISPFFPPEKQGTALGIFGAGNVGAAVTKFAAPFVLLAWGWQAVAEIWALVLAVMAIVFWFTTTDDPAFRARRNGGGASKSLLQEFAPLKNVQVWRFSLYYFFAFGGFVALSLWLPRYLVGVYGFNLETAGMVAAAYSIPGSIFRAFGGMLSDKKGARSVMYTMLAVSAVTTLILSLPAATAAGPAFGITPAIFIVVIFILGFFMSLGKAAVYKHIPAYYPGAVGAVGGIVGMMGGLGGFILPIAFGLLKDMTGLWSSCFMLLFAIVAISLVWMHFSIRQLQRSSASAANTSVFAQ